In a single window of the Streptomyces sp. NBC_00353 genome:
- the cbiE gene encoding precorrin-6y C5,15-methyltransferase (decarboxylating) subunit CbiE: MIPAEPAIPPPPAPTVVGIGADGWAGLPESSRAVLLDAQAVIGGARQLDLLPPVCTGRRVPWPSPLRPAVAGLLAAHRGLRVAVLASGDPMFYGIGRALCEELGAANLRVLPHPSSVSYACARLGWPLEDTEVVTLVGRPTARLAAALHEGRRLLVLSAGAGTPGEVAVLLRERGFGPSPMRVLEQLGGEAEDCVTGTADGWAHPAGDPLNVIAVECRRDPDALRLGAVPGLPDGAYEHDGQLTKRHVRAATLGALAPAPGELLWDIGGGSGSIAVEWMRTHPSCRAVTVERDPVRAGRIARNADRLGVPALRVVTGRAPEALAGLPVPDAVFIGGGLTAPGLLDACWDALPPGGRLVANTVTLESEALLAERYRRHGGELVRLAVAHAVPVGGFTGWRQAMPVTQWSVCKPVGTSPIPSSPSSSGESR, from the coding sequence GTGATCCCCGCAGAGCCCGCAATACCCCCGCCACCTGCGCCGACCGTGGTGGGGATCGGCGCCGACGGGTGGGCGGGGCTGCCGGAGAGCTCGCGCGCGGTGCTGCTCGATGCGCAGGCGGTGATCGGCGGTGCGCGCCAGCTGGACCTGCTGCCGCCGGTCTGTACGGGGCGCCGTGTGCCCTGGCCTTCTCCGCTGCGGCCCGCCGTGGCCGGTCTCCTTGCCGCGCATCGGGGGCTTCGGGTCGCCGTGCTGGCCAGTGGCGACCCCATGTTCTACGGCATCGGGCGCGCGCTCTGCGAGGAGTTGGGTGCCGCGAACCTCCGCGTCCTTCCGCATCCGTCGTCCGTCTCCTACGCCTGTGCCCGGCTCGGCTGGCCGCTGGAGGACACCGAGGTCGTCACGCTGGTGGGCAGACCCACCGCCCGGCTGGCCGCCGCCCTGCACGAGGGCCGGCGGCTGCTGGTGCTGAGCGCGGGCGCCGGAACCCCCGGCGAAGTGGCCGTGCTGCTCCGCGAACGCGGCTTCGGGCCCAGCCCTATGCGGGTGCTGGAACAGCTGGGCGGCGAGGCCGAGGACTGTGTCACGGGGACGGCCGACGGGTGGGCGCATCCGGCGGGCGATCCGCTCAACGTCATTGCGGTCGAGTGCCGTCGGGACCCGGACGCACTGCGGCTCGGCGCCGTACCCGGGCTGCCGGACGGCGCGTACGAGCACGACGGACAACTCACCAAGCGTCATGTCCGCGCCGCCACCCTCGGGGCACTGGCCCCGGCGCCCGGCGAGCTGCTGTGGGACATCGGCGGCGGTTCCGGATCGATCGCCGTCGAGTGGATGCGTACGCACCCGTCCTGCCGTGCCGTCACCGTCGAGCGCGACCCGGTACGGGCCGGCCGCATCGCCCGTAACGCGGACCGGCTCGGCGTCCCCGCGCTGCGCGTGGTCACCGGCCGGGCCCCGGAGGCGCTCGCCGGACTGCCGGTGCCGGACGCCGTGTTCATCGGCGGTGGGCTGACCGCACCGGGGCTGCTCGACGCCTGCTGGGACGCACTGCCACCCGGCGGACGGCTGGTCGCCAACACCGTCACGCTGGAGTCCGAGGCGCTGCTCGCCGAGCGGTACCGGCGCCACGGCGGCGAGCTGGTGCGGCTCGCGGTGGCGCACGCCGTGCCGGTCGGCGGCTTCACCGGCTGGCGGCAGGCCATGCCGGTCACCCAGTGGTCCGTGTGCAAGCCCGTCGGCACCTCCCCGATACCGTCCTCACCGTCCTCATCAGGAGAGAGCAGATGA
- a CDS encoding SSI family serine proteinase inhibitor: protein MIISTVAGRLAAASLTAAALAAPLLMSPTAHADSPESILFLTVSGSENTWIRGIALQCPATSQGHHPKAAEACAALDEAGGDFDNLPGDPHLCPLIHDPVTVTAKGMYDGDTVDWQRTYPNACAMEAAAGPVFEF, encoded by the coding sequence GTGATCATCTCTACCGTCGCCGGGCGCCTGGCCGCCGCCTCGCTGACAGCAGCCGCCCTGGCCGCACCCCTGCTCATGTCCCCGACCGCGCACGCCGACTCGCCGGAATCCATCCTCTTCCTGACCGTCTCCGGCAGCGAGAACACCTGGATCCGCGGCATCGCCCTCCAGTGTCCGGCCACCTCCCAGGGCCACCACCCGAAGGCGGCGGAGGCGTGCGCCGCGCTGGACGAGGCGGGGGGCGACTTCGACAATCTGCCCGGCGACCCGCACCTGTGCCCGCTGATCCACGACCCCGTCACGGTCACCGCGAAGGGCATGTACGACGGCGACACGGTGGACTGGCAGCGCACCTACCCGAACGCCTGCGCCATGGAGGCGGCCGCGGGACCCGTCTTCGAATTCTGA
- a CDS encoding FAD-binding oxidoreductase, with protein MDGTTLEAMRTALRGPVIGPQDPEYREARTIYNAMIDRRPAAVVRCADAADVMAAVRFIRDEGLELAVRGGGHSGGGLCLVDDGVTLDLSPMRWAHIDPSTRTARVGGGSRLADLDHAAHGFGLATPAGIQSTTGIGGLTLGGGHGHLTRSYGLTVDNLLAADVVLADGSFVTANESENADLFWALRGGGGNFGVVTSFSFRLHPVDTVGVAITVWPVDRTREVLEWYRDFLPQAPEKLNGFFAALSVPPGPPFPEELHSQKVCGVVWCWTGDPELLEETLKVVNEPGPPAFHFTAPMPYPALQGMFDELLPAGLQWYWRGNLFDRITDGAIDVHTKYAENLPTDLSTMHLYPVDGAAHRLGPDDTAWAYRDAVWSGVIAGIDPDPDSAEKLRQWCVDYWEELHPHSMGGAYVNFMGAGETPDRVKATYRGHYDRLAKIKHAYDPDNFFHANQNITPAEQH; from the coding sequence ATGGACGGCACCACTCTCGAAGCGATGCGAACCGCGCTGCGCGGCCCGGTCATCGGTCCGCAGGACCCGGAGTACCGCGAGGCCCGCACGATCTACAACGCCATGATCGACCGGCGTCCGGCTGCCGTGGTGCGGTGCGCGGACGCGGCGGACGTCATGGCCGCGGTCCGCTTCATCCGCGACGAAGGTCTCGAACTCGCCGTCCGGGGCGGCGGACACAGCGGTGGCGGACTCTGCCTGGTGGACGACGGCGTCACCCTCGACCTGTCGCCGATGCGCTGGGCGCACATCGATCCGAGCACCCGGACCGCCCGCGTCGGCGGCGGCAGCAGGCTCGCCGACCTCGACCACGCCGCCCACGGCTTCGGGCTGGCCACCCCGGCCGGGATCCAGTCCACCACGGGCATCGGCGGCCTCACCCTCGGTGGCGGCCACGGTCATCTCACCCGCAGCTACGGCCTGACGGTGGACAATCTGCTCGCGGCGGACGTCGTACTGGCCGACGGCAGCTTCGTCACCGCGAACGAGAGCGAGAACGCCGACCTGTTCTGGGCGCTGCGTGGCGGCGGCGGGAACTTCGGCGTCGTCACCTCGTTCAGCTTCCGGCTGCACCCGGTGGACACCGTGGGTGTGGCGATCACCGTGTGGCCGGTCGACCGGACCCGCGAAGTCCTCGAGTGGTACCGGGACTTCCTGCCGCAGGCGCCCGAGAAGCTGAACGGCTTCTTCGCGGCGCTCAGCGTGCCGCCCGGACCGCCGTTCCCGGAGGAGCTGCACAGCCAGAAGGTGTGCGGCGTCGTCTGGTGCTGGACCGGCGACCCCGAACTCCTCGAAGAGACCCTCAAGGTCGTGAACGAACCGGGTCCGCCGGCCTTCCACTTCACGGCACCGATGCCGTACCCCGCACTGCAGGGCATGTTCGACGAACTACTCCCGGCCGGTCTGCAGTGGTACTGGCGCGGCAACCTCTTCGACCGGATCACGGACGGCGCCATCGACGTACACACCAAGTACGCCGAGAACCTCCCCACCGATCTGTCGACCATGCATCTGTACCCGGTCGACGGAGCCGCCCACCGACTCGGCCCCGACGACACGGCATGGGCCTACCGGGACGCGGTCTGGTCCGGTGTCATCGCGGGCATCGACCCGGACCCGGACAGCGCCGAGAAGCTCAGGCAGTGGTGCGTGGACTACTGGGAGGAGCTGCATCCGCACTCGATGGGTGGCGCGTACGTGAACTTCATGGGCGCGGGTGAGACGCCGGACCGGGTGAAGGCCACCTACCGCGGTCACTACGACAGGCTCGCGAAGATCAAGCACGCCTACGACCCGGACAACTTCTTCCACGCCAACCAGAACATCACGCCGGCCGAGCAGCACTGA
- a CDS encoding sulfite oxidase, which translates to MDGGPGPFAGDISPSARLAGPGEGISPEELALAARNHGLPLEALRYDLTPPGLHYVLVHYDIPYVPDISGARSHGWQLTVHGRVRRPLALDVAALRSFPAVTLRVTMECAGNGRALLAPRPVSQPWLVEAVGTAEWTGVPLRLLLAEAGVEPDAVEVVFCGADHGVERGVEQDYRRSLPLEVATGDDPEVLVAYRMNGGPLPPQHGHPLRLVVPGWYGMAHVKWLREIRLTGTPFTGFQQATAYRYRQEPGDPGQPVTRMAPRALMIPPGYPDFMSRIRFVRPGRVLLEGRAWSGWPPVTRVEVTTDDCRSWYDAELTPPDRSGAHLWAWQRWQSFWIATPGDHVLAARATDAAGRVQPLTQPWNRGGFGNNRIQRIPVHCGPGRLG; encoded by the coding sequence ATGGATGGAGGGCCAGGGCCTTTTGCCGGCGACATCAGCCCATCGGCGCGCCTCGCCGGGCCCGGCGAGGGAATCAGCCCGGAGGAACTCGCGCTCGCGGCCCGCAACCACGGACTGCCGCTGGAGGCGCTGCGCTACGACCTCACCCCGCCCGGACTGCACTACGTACTGGTCCACTACGACATCCCGTACGTCCCCGACATCTCCGGCGCGCGCTCCCACGGCTGGCAGCTCACCGTGCACGGCCGGGTCCGCAGACCGCTGGCACTGGACGTGGCGGCCCTGCGGTCGTTCCCGGCCGTCACCCTCCGCGTCACGATGGAGTGTGCGGGCAACGGCCGGGCCCTGCTCGCACCGCGCCCGGTCAGTCAGCCGTGGCTGGTCGAGGCGGTCGGTACGGCGGAGTGGACCGGGGTGCCGCTGCGGCTGCTGCTCGCCGAGGCCGGAGTCGAGCCGGACGCCGTCGAGGTTGTCTTCTGCGGGGCCGACCACGGGGTCGAGCGGGGCGTCGAGCAGGACTACCGGCGGAGCCTGCCGCTGGAGGTGGCCACCGGAGACGACCCGGAAGTGCTGGTGGCGTACCGGATGAACGGCGGGCCACTGCCGCCGCAGCACGGCCATCCGCTACGGCTGGTGGTGCCCGGCTGGTACGGCATGGCGCATGTGAAGTGGCTCCGCGAGATCCGGCTCACCGGCACCCCGTTCACCGGTTTCCAGCAGGCGACGGCCTACCGCTACCGCCAGGAGCCCGGTGATCCGGGCCAGCCCGTCACCCGTATGGCCCCGCGGGCGCTGATGATCCCGCCGGGGTACCCGGACTTCATGTCCAGGATCCGTTTCGTACGCCCCGGCCGCGTGCTGCTGGAAGGAAGGGCCTGGTCAGGGTGGCCGCCGGTCACCCGGGTCGAGGTGACCACGGACGACTGCCGTTCCTGGTACGACGCCGAACTCACCCCGCCGGACAGGAGCGGGGCCCACCTCTGGGCCTGGCAACGGTGGCAGTCGTTCTGGATAGCCACGCCCGGAGACCATGTCCTCGCCGCCCGCGCCACCGATGCGGCGGGCCGGGTCCAGCCCCTGACCCAGCCGTGGAACCGCGGCGGCTTCGGCAACAACCGCATCCAGCGGATCCCGGTCCATTGCGGGCCGGGACGGCTGGGATGA
- a CDS encoding SHOCT domain-containing protein, whose translation MDDYPLLNLFWTMLWFFLWIMWLFLLFKVIADIFRSDDLGGWAKAGWLILALVLPYLGVLIYVIARGKSMGKRDLKEAQEREAAFKAYVREAAGPGDTGGGAPKSRGSVEELAKLADLKDRGAITEEEFRQAKTKLLI comes from the coding sequence ATGGACGACTACCCCCTGCTCAATCTGTTCTGGACCATGCTCTGGTTCTTCCTCTGGATCATGTGGCTGTTCCTCCTCTTCAAGGTCATCGCGGACATCTTCCGCAGCGACGACCTGGGCGGCTGGGCCAAAGCGGGCTGGCTGATCCTGGCCCTGGTGCTGCCGTATCTCGGCGTCCTCATCTATGTGATCGCGCGCGGCAAATCCATGGGGAAGCGCGACCTCAAGGAGGCCCAGGAGAGAGAAGCCGCCTTCAAGGCGTACGTACGCGAGGCCGCAGGCCCCGGTGACACGGGTGGCGGTGCACCGAAGAGCCGCGGCAGCGTCGAGGAGCTGGCGAAACTCGCGGACCTCAAGGACCGGGGCGCCATCACGGAAGAGGAGTTCCGGCAGGCGAAGACGAAGCTCCTCATCTGA